A single window of Vibrio sp. SCSIO 43137 DNA harbors:
- a CDS encoding NADH:ubiquinone reductase (Na(+)-transporting) subunit B produces the protein MLKKIIEDLEPHFEAGGKYEKWYPLYEATATLFYTPGTVTQRSAHVRDSVDLKRIMIMVWFAVFPAMFWGMYNSGHQAIVALNHLYEGAQLAEVISGNWHYWIVEALGGSLGSDAGWGSMMLLGATYFLPIYAVVFAVGGFWEVLFCIVRKHEVNEGFFVTSILFALIVPPTLPLWQAALGITFGVVVAKEIFGGTGRNFLNPALAGRAFLFFAYPAQISGDVVWTAADGFSGATALSQWATGGNGALINNVTGEAITWMDAFIGNIPGSIGEVSTLALMIGAAMIVYMGIASWRIIGGVMIGMIVTSTLFNVIGSDTNPMFQMAWHWHLVLGGFAFGMFFMATDPVSASFTDKGKWAYGILIGLMCVLVRVVNPAYPEGMMLAILFANLFAPLFDYVVVEKNVKRRLARYGK, from the coding sequence ATGCTCAAGAAAATTATTGAGGACTTAGAACCGCATTTCGAAGCGGGCGGTAAGTACGAAAAGTGGTATCCACTTTACGAAGCGACCGCAACTCTGTTCTACACACCGGGTACCGTTACTCAGCGAAGCGCTCACGTTCGTGACAGCGTTGACCTGAAACGTATCATGATTATGGTGTGGTTCGCTGTATTCCCTGCTATGTTCTGGGGTATGTATAACTCTGGTCATCAGGCCATTGTTGCCCTGAACCACCTTTATGAAGGTGCTCAGCTTGCAGAAGTAATTTCAGGTAACTGGCATTACTGGATTGTTGAGGCACTTGGCGGATCACTGGGTAGTGATGCCGGCTGGGGCTCGATGATGTTGCTTGGTGCAACCTACTTCCTGCCTATCTACGCCGTTGTATTTGCAGTGGGTGGTTTCTGGGAAGTTCTGTTCTGTATCGTACGTAAGCACGAAGTGAACGAAGGCTTCTTTGTAACCTCTATCCTGTTTGCTCTTATTGTGCCACCGACACTGCCGTTATGGCAGGCTGCCCTGGGTATTACCTTTGGTGTGGTAGTGGCTAAAGAGATCTTTGGTGGTACCGGCCGTAACTTCCTTAACCCTGCTCTTGCAGGCCGTGCATTCCTGTTCTTTGCTTATCCGGCACAGATTTCAGGCGATGTAGTATGGACAGCTGCTGATGGCTTCTCTGGTGCAACTGCACTTAGCCAGTGGGCAACGGGTGGTAATGGTGCACTAATTAACAACGTAACAGGCGAAGCGATTACCTGGATGGATGCCTTTATCGGTAATATCCCGGGTTCAATCGGTGAAGTTTCTACACTTGCACTAATGATTGGTGCCGCAATGATTGTTTACATGGGCATTGCTTCATGGCGCATCATTGGTGGTGTAATGATCGGTATGATTGTTACGTCTACCCTGTTTAATGTAATCGGTTCTGATACTAACCCAATGTTCCAGATGGCATGGCACTGGCACTTAGTGCTGGGTGGCTTTGCGTTCGGTATGTTCTTTATGGCTACCGACCCTGTATCTGCTTCATTCACTGACAAAGGTAAATGGGCTTACGGTATTCTGATCGGTCTGATGTGTGTTCTGGTTCGTGTAGTTAACCCTGCATACCCTGAAGGTATGATGCTGGCAATTCTGTTCGCTAACCTGTTTGCACCGCTGTTCGACTACGTAGTGGTTGAGAAAAACGTTAAACGGAGGCTAGCACGCTATGGCAAGTAA
- a CDS encoding Na(+)-translocating NADH-quinone reductase subunit A → MITIKKGLDLPISGAPAQVINDGNPVKKVALLGEEYVGMRPTMHARVGDEVKKGQVLFADKKNPGVIFTSPASGKVIEVNRGAKRVLQSVVIEVAGDEQITFDSYTSDQLVSLERDAVKKQLIDSGMWTALRTRPFSKVPAVDAETKAIFVTATDTNPLAADPQVIINEQAEAFVAGLDVISRLTDGNVYVCKQGTSLPKSNASNIEEHVFDGPHPAGLAGTHMHHLYPVNMENVAWSINYQDVIAFGKLFLTGEIYTDRVISLAGPVVTNPRLVRTQLGAAVEDIVEREIMPGEVRVISGSVLSGVQAAGPHAYLGRYHQQVSVLREGREKELFGWAMPGKNKFSVTKSFLSHLFKGQLFNMTTSLNGGERAMVPIGNYEKVMPLDMEPTLLLRDLCAGDSDSAQRLGCLELDEEDLALCTYVCPGKYEYGVMLREILDTIEKEG, encoded by the coding sequence ATGATTACAATAAAAAAGGGTTTAGATCTTCCGATTTCGGGAGCTCCTGCCCAGGTGATTAATGACGGTAATCCCGTCAAAAAAGTCGCCTTGCTAGGCGAAGAGTACGTGGGAATGCGTCCAACAATGCATGCTCGCGTAGGGGATGAAGTGAAAAAAGGTCAGGTTCTTTTTGCTGATAAAAAGAATCCTGGTGTTATCTTCACTTCTCCTGCAAGTGGTAAAGTTATCGAAGTAAACCGTGGTGCCAAGCGTGTTCTTCAATCCGTAGTGATTGAAGTAGCAGGTGATGAGCAAATCACGTTTGATAGCTACACGTCCGACCAACTGGTTTCTCTTGAGCGCGATGCGGTTAAGAAGCAACTGATTGATTCTGGTATGTGGACTGCTCTGCGAACTCGTCCGTTTAGTAAGGTTCCTGCTGTTGATGCTGAAACAAAAGCGATCTTTGTCACTGCAACGGATACCAATCCGTTAGCGGCTGATCCTCAGGTTATCATCAATGAGCAAGCTGAAGCCTTTGTTGCTGGTTTGGATGTTATTTCTCGTCTGACTGATGGCAATGTTTACGTATGTAAGCAAGGTACAAGCCTTCCAAAGAGCAATGCTTCTAACATTGAAGAGCATGTATTTGATGGTCCTCACCCAGCAGGGTTAGCGGGCACTCATATGCATCACCTGTATCCGGTGAACATGGAAAATGTTGCCTGGAGCATCAACTATCAGGATGTGATTGCCTTCGGTAAGCTGTTCCTGACTGGTGAAATTTATACCGATCGCGTTATCTCTCTGGCTGGCCCTGTTGTAACCAACCCTCGTTTGGTTCGTACTCAACTAGGTGCTGCAGTTGAAGATATCGTAGAGCGTGAAATTATGCCGGGTGAAGTCCGCGTTATCTCTGGTTCTGTATTGTCTGGTGTTCAGGCTGCAGGTCCTCATGCATATCTGGGACGTTATCATCAGCAGGTTTCTGTACTGCGTGAAGGTCGTGAGAAAGAGCTATTCGGCTGGGCTATGCCTGGTAAGAATAAATTCTCAGTGACTAAATCATTCCTTAGCCACCTGTTTAAAGGTCAGCTTTTCAATATGACGACATCGCTGAATGGCGGTGAACGTGCCATGGTGCCAATCGGCAACTATGAGAAAGTGATGCCTTTAGATATGGAGCCAACTCTGTTACTTCGTGACCTGTGTGCAGGTGATTCTGACAGCGCGCAACGCCTTGGTTGCCTTGAGCTGGACGAAGAAGATTTGGCATTGTGCACCTATGTATGTCCGGGTAAATACGAGTATGGCGTTATGCTTCGTGAAATCCTGGATACGATTGAGAAGGAAGGGTGA
- the bolA gene encoding transcriptional regulator BolA: MLQEQIETKLHNTFSPIHLQVVNESYMHNVPAGSESHFKVVVVSDDFEGDRLIGRHRKVNQALAQELAGQIHALSIHTYTQAEWQEQNGLIPKTPDCMGGGK, from the coding sequence ATGTTGCAAGAACAGATTGAAACCAAGCTTCACAATACGTTTTCTCCCATTCATTTACAGGTAGTAAATGAAAGTTATATGCACAACGTACCGGCCGGTTCAGAAAGTCATTTTAAAGTCGTTGTTGTTAGCGACGACTTTGAGGGTGACAGGTTGATAGGGCGGCACAGAAAGGTGAATCAGGCACTGGCACAAGAGTTAGCAGGTCAGATTCACGCTTTATCCATACATACGTATACACAGGCTGAATGGCAGGAACAAAATGGTTTGATTCCTAAAACGCCGGATTGTATGGGTGGTGGTAAGTAA
- a CDS encoding methyltransferase: MSEVKTELLFQQRSLTLYRYPKRANDLLQAWDAGDEYLISHVEELQLAEGKNIVILNDQFGALSCWFSAKHNVTMVSDSFLACQGTADNLKLNQCNAITQLNALDDLPEKIDLVLFKLPKSNRLLTWQLSQLRARLDSNCPVIAVNKAKDIHSSTLKLFEKHLGTTQTSLAKKKHRLVFSKADSKAGAMINPVTEWQVDGENYHLKNYPNVYSGESLDLGARFMLNHIPSNDRYKHIIDLGCGNGVLSVKAAQQNPQAKITCVDESFMAVESAKLNLQAALGEEHNSSFVANNCLDGFAAESADLVLCNPPFHQQNAITDHIAWQMFCDAKHVLNNNGQLLVIGNRHLSYDNKLSRLFGKQQVKLIASNRKFVILQATK; this comes from the coding sequence ATGAGCGAAGTAAAAACAGAACTACTCTTTCAGCAACGAAGCCTGACCCTCTACCGCTATCCAAAGCGGGCAAATGATCTATTACAGGCATGGGACGCCGGAGATGAGTATCTGATTAGCCATGTGGAAGAATTACAACTCGCAGAAGGCAAAAATATCGTTATCCTTAACGATCAGTTCGGTGCTCTCTCTTGCTGGTTTTCCGCCAAACATAATGTCACCATGGTCAGCGACTCTTTTCTTGCTTGTCAGGGTACGGCTGACAACCTGAAACTGAACCAGTGTAACGCAATCACTCAGTTAAACGCACTGGATGATTTACCAGAAAAAATCGATTTAGTGCTGTTTAAGCTACCAAAAAGTAACCGCTTACTTACATGGCAGCTAAGCCAGTTAAGAGCCCGCTTAGATAGCAACTGTCCGGTCATTGCTGTAAATAAGGCTAAGGATATTCATAGCTCTACCCTGAAACTTTTCGAAAAACACCTGGGGACAACTCAAACCTCACTGGCAAAAAAGAAGCACAGGCTGGTTTTTTCCAAAGCTGATAGCAAGGCCGGAGCAATGATTAATCCAGTGACCGAGTGGCAGGTAGATGGCGAAAACTATCACCTTAAGAACTACCCTAATGTCTATTCCGGAGAAAGTCTGGATCTCGGTGCTCGGTTTATGCTTAACCATATTCCGTCAAATGATAGGTACAAACATATTATTGATCTTGGTTGTGGCAACGGTGTGCTGTCAGTGAAAGCAGCACAACAAAATCCTCAGGCTAAAATTACCTGTGTGGATGAGAGTTTTATGGCAGTTGAGTCTGCCAAACTGAACCTTCAGGCAGCACTGGGTGAAGAGCACAACTCCAGCTTTGTTGCTAACAACTGTCTGGACGGTTTTGCAGCAGAGAGCGCAGACCTTGTTCTGTGTAATCCTCCGTTTCATCAGCAAAATGCCATTACTGACCATATAGCGTGGCAAATGTTCTGTGATGCCAAGCATGTTCTCAACAACAACGGACAATTATTGGTTATCGGTAACCGCCACCTGAGCTACGATAATAAGCTCAGCCGACTGTTTGGAAAGCAGCAAGTAAAACTGATTGCTTCAAATCGTAAATTTGTTATTTTACAAGCAACTAAATAA
- a CDS encoding YajG family lipoprotein — MKKLILAASVVLLAACSSSPQEPQVNFMPQITTSQNRVVDNLTLSLDSRDARSAQYVALVDSGRNNILPIHAKQNVRITLESALNDQLNAQGYRISVNSPNTLALEIRELLINVRHSVMSNEMEAKVTLQLTAETPAGKLVKTYNGSASKSGTFSASDAQIEEVLNDITSLVLKEIANDPELNNYMKERF; from the coding sequence ATGAAAAAACTGATACTAGCAGCCTCTGTTGTGCTGCTTGCTGCCTGCTCCTCATCTCCGCAAGAGCCTCAGGTAAACTTCATGCCTCAGATAACCACCAGTCAGAACAGAGTCGTTGATAACCTGACACTAAGTCTGGATAGTAGGGATGCCCGTTCTGCCCAGTATGTAGCTCTGGTAGATAGCGGCCGTAACAATATCCTACCGATTCATGCTAAGCAAAATGTACGCATAACGCTGGAATCTGCCCTGAACGACCAACTGAATGCTCAGGGATACAGAATCTCTGTAAACAGCCCGAACACCCTTGCTCTTGAAATTCGTGAGCTGCTGATCAATGTAAGACACAGCGTTATGTCTAACGAGATGGAAGCCAAGGTTACTCTTCAGCTAACGGCTGAAACCCCTGCCGGTAAACTGGTAAAAACCTATAACGGTAGCGCAAGCAAATCGGGCACCTTCAGCGCTTCAGATGCTCAGATTGAAGAAGTACTGAACGATATTACTAGTCTGGTTCTCAAAGAGATTGCCAACGACCCTGAGCTTAACAACTATATGAAGGAACGCTTCTGA
- a CDS encoding peptidylprolyl isomerase translates to MKKLLISLACLFSASVMAAPSVIFETSMGNFTIELDSEKAPVTTKNFLSYVEDGSYEGTIFHRVIPGFMAQGGGFDTDMKKVAANKPIKNEASNGLKNRVATIAMARTSDPDSATRQFFINYNDNDFLDYKESANPGYAVFGKVTEGFENVQKMAKQPTKSLGRYHDVPATAIVINKVTVKK, encoded by the coding sequence ATGAAGAAACTACTTATCTCACTGGCTTGTCTGTTTAGTGCCTCTGTAATGGCTGCACCATCGGTCATTTTTGAAACGTCTATGGGGAACTTCACTATAGAGCTGGATTCAGAAAAAGCGCCTGTTACCACTAAAAACTTCCTTAGCTATGTAGAAGACGGCAGCTATGAAGGCACTATTTTCCATCGCGTTATCCCCGGCTTTATGGCTCAGGGTGGCGGCTTTGATACAGATATGAAAAAAGTCGCTGCGAATAAACCGATTAAAAACGAGGCCAGCAACGGATTAAAAAACAGAGTGGCCACTATTGCGATGGCAAGAACGTCTGATCCTGACTCTGCAACCCGTCAGTTCTTTATTAACTATAACGACAACGATTTTCTTGATTATAAAGAGTCAGCAAATCCGGGGTACGCTGTTTTCGGTAAAGTAACTGAAGGGTTTGAGAATGTACAGAAGATGGCCAAACAGCCGACTAAGTCACTAGGCCGTTACCATGATGTTCCGGCTACTGCTATTGTAATCAACAAAGTTACCGTTAAAAAGTAA
- a CDS encoding AmpG family muropeptide MFS transporter gives MTQQITWLETVKSYLDKKLLWVFMLGCSSGFPWVLIGSNMSGWLKDAGLTRAAIGYFGSVFAVYAINFLWAPLVDRVRLPLLTALLGQRRSWIFLCQSLILVATLFIAGVNPANDLMFTSMLALGIAIASATQDIAIDAFRIDTFPKSDSSKLPQASAMAVIGWWTGYSLPGYLAFINADSIGWNGVYYGMAMIVGVLMLFTLLVGEPQTNRDELQHMAEERHNKVVGSKLVAWLSVTVVEPFLDFFRRNGVQVAVTLLLFVFLFKIGEAFLGRMSITFYKEVGFSNEQIGHYSKLIGWWVTIFFTLVGSMFNVKFGIVRGLMIGGIAMASSNLMFAWIASAGPSENLFLATIIVDNFTTAFSTVAFVSFLTVLTGQAFSATQYALLASLGNFGRTTLASFSGELADYLNDWSLFFILTAVMVIPSLIMLYSLRHYFADLLEKAKNHQG, from the coding sequence ATGACACAACAAATCACCTGGCTGGAAACAGTAAAAAGTTATCTGGATAAAAAACTACTTTGGGTCTTTATGCTGGGTTGCTCAAGCGGCTTTCCATGGGTACTCATTGGCTCAAATATGTCCGGCTGGCTGAAAGATGCAGGACTGACCCGCGCTGCTATTGGTTACTTCGGCTCAGTATTTGCCGTCTATGCTATTAACTTTCTCTGGGCCCCTCTGGTTGACCGGGTGAGGCTTCCGCTGCTAACCGCGCTTCTCGGACAACGCAGAAGCTGGATATTTTTGTGTCAGTCACTGATCCTGGTCGCCACTCTATTTATTGCCGGTGTTAACCCTGCAAATGATCTGATGTTTACCTCAATGCTGGCACTGGGGATTGCTATCGCTTCTGCCACGCAGGATATCGCTATAGATGCCTTCCGTATCGATACCTTCCCTAAATCTGATTCCAGTAAACTGCCGCAGGCTTCTGCTATGGCGGTAATAGGCTGGTGGACAGGTTACTCACTTCCGGGGTATCTCGCCTTTATCAACGCGGACAGCATCGGCTGGAATGGCGTTTACTACGGTATGGCGATGATTGTCGGCGTGCTTATGCTATTTACCCTGCTGGTAGGCGAGCCACAAACCAACAGAGATGAACTGCAACATATGGCAGAAGAGCGACATAATAAGGTGGTCGGCTCAAAACTGGTGGCGTGGCTTAGTGTAACGGTAGTAGAACCATTCCTCGACTTCTTCAGACGAAACGGTGTTCAGGTTGCGGTTACCCTGCTGCTATTTGTATTCCTGTTTAAAATTGGTGAAGCCTTCCTTGGCAGAATGTCGATTACCTTTTACAAAGAGGTCGGCTTTAGTAATGAGCAGATAGGCCATTACTCTAAGCTTATCGGCTGGTGGGTCACCATCTTCTTTACCTTGGTCGGCAGTATGTTCAATGTCAAGTTCGGTATTGTACGGGGGCTTATGATAGGCGGTATCGCTATGGCCTCCAGTAACCTGATGTTTGCCTGGATCGCCTCAGCCGGACCAAGTGAAAACCTGTTCCTTGCTACGATTATTGTCGATAACTTTACCACCGCATTCTCTACGGTTGCCTTTGTCTCCTTCCTGACAGTGTTAACAGGACAGGCTTTCTCTGCAACACAGTACGCCCTGCTAGCTTCCCTTGGTAACTTTGGCCGAACCACGCTAGCCTCTTTTAGTGGCGAACTGGCAGACTACCTTAATGACTGGTCATTATTCTTTATTCTGACCGCGGTAATGGTGATTCCAAGCCTGATAATGCTTTACTCACTGCGTCATTACTTTGCTGATTTACTGGAAAAAGCAAAAAATCATCAGGGCTAA
- a CDS encoding outer membrane protein OmpK, whose translation MRKSIIALGVMAAAAAVPAQAEYLFGFGNMYVDYQMWNHGIGNDKSNFGQEIDDRNQAVIGIDGGAVFDWGQIYGFYDYEGVDRGGDNRGASAKGTIHYNLTDSGVTLYAQVYNTDKDKGPTLHEQNRVIGLGYTGLKGDGWGVSTFLGVHHINTEGSDANPAITGNNGGMAGWVGYYNTEIGGEKFTFSTWGELEFARNKRYSDVQSTEFANGKGSESWGLNGSVNAMWNFHENWSTGVLYRYTVNKLGRRDYQDIVIYRLQYAF comes from the coding sequence ATGCGCAAATCAATCATTGCTCTTGGCGTAATGGCAGCGGCTGCTGCTGTTCCTGCACAAGCAGAATATCTATTCGGTTTTGGTAACATGTATGTTGATTACCAAATGTGGAACCACGGTATTGGTAACGACAAATCTAACTTTGGTCAGGAAATCGACGATCGCAACCAGGCAGTAATCGGTATCGATGGCGGTGCTGTATTTGACTGGGGTCAAATCTACGGCTTCTACGACTACGAAGGTGTTGACCGTGGTGGCGACAACCGTGGTGCTTCAGCGAAAGGTACTATCCACTATAACCTGACTGACTCAGGCGTAACTCTATACGCTCAGGTTTACAATACAGATAAAGATAAAGGTCCTACACTGCACGAGCAGAACCGTGTAATCGGTCTGGGCTACACTGGTCTTAAAGGTGACGGCTGGGGAGTATCTACTTTCTTAGGTGTTCATCACATTAACACTGAAGGCAGCGACGCTAACCCTGCAATCACTGGTAACAACGGCGGTATGGCTGGCTGGGTTGGTTACTACAACACAGAAATTGGTGGCGAGAAGTTTACTTTCTCTACTTGGGGTGAGCTAGAATTTGCTCGCAATAAGAGATACTCAGACGTACAAAGCACTGAGTTTGCAAACGGCAAAGGCAGCGAGAGCTGGGGTCTTAACGGTAGTGTAAACGCAATGTGGAACTTCCACGAAAACTGGTCTACTGGTGTTCTTTACCGTTACACAGTAAACAAATTGGGCCGCAGAGATTACCAGGATATCGTAATCTACCGTCTGCAGTACGCTTTCTAA
- the panE gene encoding 2-dehydropantoate 2-reductase, giving the protein MNITVLGAGAIGTLWAFYLKQAGHHIELQTRSQDEQVLLRSVDNAPAVSFQANRTSFLAETDLVLVTVKAGQVKTAIDSIADKLHPDTILLFMHNGMGSIDEVYSRLSAHPVVLATTTHGALKQSPEKVLHTGEGITLLGGYNSKGKQCQFLADVLNSALPEVQWDKDINKVLWNKLAVNCAINPLTALYQCKNGELASDSYKAELIQIIEEVTQVMQAEQIDVEFSILFNKVMDVINATAENFSSMHQDIYYQRPSEIDYITGYLCRKAEQHQIAVPANSTLYKKIRQLENHQDNL; this is encoded by the coding sequence TTGAATATTACTGTGCTGGGTGCCGGAGCAATAGGTACTCTATGGGCATTTTATTTAAAGCAGGCCGGACACCATATAGAACTGCAGACTCGCAGCCAAGACGAACAAGTTCTGTTACGCTCAGTCGATAACGCTCCGGCCGTGTCGTTCCAGGCAAACCGCACCAGTTTCCTGGCTGAAACCGACCTTGTGCTGGTAACCGTCAAAGCAGGTCAGGTAAAAACGGCTATAGACTCCATCGCAGATAAGCTTCACCCTGACACCATTTTGCTATTTATGCATAACGGAATGGGTAGCATAGACGAAGTTTATTCCCGCCTATCTGCTCACCCTGTGGTTCTGGCCACAACCACTCATGGCGCACTGAAACAGAGCCCTGAAAAAGTACTGCATACCGGTGAAGGGATAACCTTGCTCGGCGGTTATAACAGCAAAGGGAAACAGTGCCAGTTTTTAGCCGATGTGCTCAACAGTGCCTTACCTGAAGTACAGTGGGACAAGGATATTAATAAGGTGTTGTGGAACAAGCTGGCAGTTAACTGTGCGATTAACCCTCTGACAGCACTTTATCAGTGTAAAAATGGTGAGCTGGCCTCTGACAGCTATAAAGCAGAGCTTATTCAGATAATAGAAGAGGTCACTCAGGTTATGCAGGCCGAACAGATTGATGTTGAGTTCTCAATTCTGTTCAATAAAGTAATGGATGTGATTAATGCCACCGCAGAGAACTTCTCTTCAATGCATCAGGATATCTATTATCAGCGACCATCAGAGATAGACTATATAACCGGCTACCTGTGCAGAAAAGCAGAACAGCACCAAATAGCCGTACCGGCAAACTCAACCCTGTACAAAAAAATCAGGCAACTGGAAAACCATCAGGATAACTTATGA
- a CDS encoding DJ-1 family glyoxalase III, with protein MNHNILVPIAPGTEEMEAITMIDIFVRAGYKVTVASVDFNGALSVKASRGVTLTADCKLVDVADEEFDVIALPGGVQGAENFRDSTLLTEMIKQQKYDGRWVAAICAAPALVLQSHNLYPDALMTCHPSFQSTIAENNWRPKRVTIDVTHKLVTSQGPATALEFAMEIVILLSGKAHAWSIAEPMVTLPTLHYHILGN; from the coding sequence ATGAACCACAATATTTTAGTCCCTATCGCTCCGGGAACAGAAGAGATGGAAGCGATCACCATGATCGATATTTTTGTCCGGGCAGGATACAAGGTGACCGTTGCCAGCGTAGATTTTAACGGAGCCTTATCGGTGAAGGCCTCCAGAGGAGTAACACTGACGGCAGACTGCAAACTGGTTGATGTGGCAGATGAGGAGTTCGATGTTATAGCCCTTCCTGGTGGTGTTCAGGGTGCGGAAAATTTCCGCGACAGTACCCTGCTGACTGAAATGATAAAACAGCAAAAATATGATGGCCGCTGGGTCGCCGCGATTTGCGCTGCACCTGCTCTGGTTTTGCAGTCACATAACCTTTACCCTGATGCGTTAATGACCTGCCACCCCTCATTTCAGAGTACTATTGCTGAAAACAACTGGCGCCCTAAGCGGGTAACCATTGATGTCACTCATAAGCTGGTCACCAGTCAGGGACCGGCTACCGCTCTGGAGTTTGCTATGGAGATTGTTATTCTGCTCTCCGGAAAAGCGCACGCATGGTCAATAGCGGAACCTATGGTGACACTGCCGACGCTTCACTATCATATTCTTGGAAACTAG
- the csdA gene encoding cysteine desulfurase CsdA, with protein MLDINSVRAQFPALSSQATGQLVYLDSAATTQKPEAVINTIQNYYRSHNANVHRGSHSLTAQATSQFESARETVRRFIGASDSKEIIWTRGATEAVNLIAQTYARNALQPGDEILVSEMEHHANIVPWQIVAEQTGAKVVKIPMLADCTLDMQAFSTLLSNKCKIVAVAHISNVTATRNPIEQMIQQAKAVGAITVIDGAQGIVHEAVNVAELDADFYLFSGHKIYAPTGIGVLYGKEELLEKMPPWHGGGKMVERVSFAETTFSQLPGKFEAGTPNIAGAIALESAINWLSQFDQKEVESHIHSMQQYAFDKLSAIEDVKIIGFQKDSSVLSFVIDGVHHQDIDTLLNQQNIAVRSGHHCAHPFMDALNIKGTVRVSFAIYNTMQDVDKLVQAVEKAMDIL; from the coding sequence ATGCTGGATATAAACTCAGTTCGTGCACAATTTCCGGCATTATCAAGTCAGGCAACCGGGCAGCTTGTCTATCTGGATAGTGCGGCAACCACCCAGAAGCCAGAAGCGGTTATTAATACCATTCAAAACTACTACCGCAGTCACAACGCGAATGTTCATCGCGGTAGTCACTCCCTGACCGCTCAGGCAACGTCACAGTTTGAATCTGCCCGCGAAACGGTTCGCAGGTTTATCGGAGCCAGTGACAGTAAGGAAATCATCTGGACCAGAGGAGCGACAGAAGCCGTTAACCTGATTGCTCAGACCTATGCCCGCAATGCCCTTCAGCCGGGAGATGAAATTCTGGTGAGCGAAATGGAGCATCACGCCAATATTGTTCCGTGGCAGATTGTGGCTGAGCAGACCGGCGCAAAGGTAGTAAAAATCCCCATGCTTGCAGACTGTACGCTCGATATGCAGGCATTCTCAACACTACTCAGTAACAAATGTAAAATAGTTGCTGTTGCTCATATCAGCAATGTTACCGCTACACGCAACCCGATAGAGCAGATGATTCAGCAGGCCAAGGCAGTCGGCGCCATAACGGTTATTGATGGCGCACAAGGTATTGTGCATGAAGCGGTAAATGTGGCCGAACTGGACGCTGATTTCTATCTTTTCTCAGGACACAAGATCTACGCTCCCACCGGAATCGGTGTTCTATACGGTAAGGAAGAGCTGCTGGAGAAAATGCCTCCGTGGCACGGTGGTGGCAAAATGGTTGAACGGGTTTCCTTTGCTGAAACCACTTTTTCTCAGTTACCGGGTAAGTTTGAAGCGGGTACACCGAATATCGCCGGCGCTATCGCCCTTGAATCAGCCATTAACTGGCTATCTCAGTTCGATCAGAAGGAAGTAGAAAGCCATATTCATAGCATGCAGCAGTATGCCTTCGATAAGTTATCCGCCATTGAAGATGTTAAGATTATCGGCTTTCAAAAGGACAGTTCCGTTCTCAGCTTTGTAATCGATGGCGTACACCATCAGGATATCGACACTCTGCTTAATCAGCAGAATATCGCGGTTCGCTCAGGCCACCACTGCGCGCACCCTTTTATGGATGCCCTGAATATCAAAGGCACCGTCCGTGTCTCTTTCGCGATTTATAACACGATGCAAGATGTAGATAAGCTGGTACAGGCGGTAGAAAAGGCCATGGATATTTTATAG
- the csdE gene encoding cysteine desulfurase sulfur acceptor subunit CsdE, with the protein MTFPASPFGTEIDATTVVETMQSLKGWEERYRQLIQWGKLLPKMDESFKSDTVAISGCESQVWLVSKEVDGIWHFHADSDARIVRGLIALVLAAYEGKTRQQISDFDIDDYFAKTGLIAHLSPSRGNGLRAIVETIRQL; encoded by the coding sequence ATGACATTTCCTGCTTCTCCATTTGGTACCGAGATTGATGCAACCACAGTCGTTGAGACTATGCAGTCGTTAAAGGGCTGGGAAGAGAGATACCGCCAGTTAATCCAGTGGGGTAAACTACTGCCTAAAATGGATGAAAGCTTTAAGAGTGATACGGTGGCTATTTCGGGTTGCGAAAGCCAGGTCTGGCTGGTGAGTAAAGAGGTTGATGGGATCTGGCATTTTCATGCCGATTCAGATGCCCGTATTGTTCGTGGTTTGATTGCTCTGGTTCTGGCTGCCTACGAAGGGAAAACCCGTCAGCAGATAAGCGACTTTGATATTGATGATTATTTCGCTAAAACCGGATTGATTGCGCATCTTAGCCCGTCCAGAGGTAACGGGCTAAGGGCCATCGTGGAGACGATTAGGCAGCTATAA